One genomic segment of Deltaproteobacteria bacterium includes these proteins:
- a CDS encoding toll/interleukin-1 receptor domain-containing protein, translated as MQRKKLTVKKVPHLFISHSSADKNLIDAFVDLLQTGIGLNHDQVFCTSLEGMDIPKGKDLIEFIHEKIQAPFLVIMVVTPSYYESSFCLCELGAAWAMTHSSFPIICPPLEYSDLEAVLKNKEVGKIDSPEDLDSLRDRIIEDGDIEKHSPTSRWNVKRDQFLKKIKKLIPKLDGFTKVSIEKYTEMQDNYETALQDVEDLEEQLEKAKNTIKKIKKLKDSKAVQDVLLEDMDEWDQFKALIKDAKDYLNKLPNVAVEAIYYEYYGGSWVPSYWDKDWLREEVGDAHERGYISEGEDGAVEPNTDDRRISKAVEKLDALSSFLAQTSTDFDEVFVEKHDFDPSMRLRDFWESFLGLVSN; from the coding sequence ATGCAAAGAAAAAAACTTACCGTAAAAAAAGTCCCACACCTTTTCATCAGCCACTCTTCGGCTGATAAAAATCTGATTGATGCCTTTGTTGACCTTCTTCAGACAGGGATAGGGCTTAATCACGACCAAGTATTCTGCACATCTCTTGAAGGAATGGATATCCCTAAAGGTAAGGATTTAATCGAATTCATCCATGAGAAAATTCAAGCTCCTTTCCTGGTTATCATGGTCGTCACGCCAAGTTATTATGAAAGCTCCTTCTGCTTGTGCGAACTTGGAGCTGCATGGGCAATGACGCATTCGTCTTTTCCCATCATCTGCCCACCGCTTGAATATTCAGACTTGGAAGCTGTGTTGAAAAATAAGGAGGTCGGGAAAATAGATAGCCCTGAAGATCTGGACAGTTTACGTGATAGGATCATAGAAGACGGTGATATCGAGAAACATAGCCCTACAAGCCGGTGGAATGTCAAAAGAGATCAATTCCTCAAGAAGATAAAGAAATTGATCCCAAAGCTGGACGGGTTTACTAAAGTCTCCATCGAAAAATATACTGAGATGCAAGATAATTATGAAACTGCCTTGCAAGATGTCGAAGACTTAGAAGAACAATTGGAGAAGGCTAAAAACACGATTAAAAAGATTAAGAAACTCAAGGACAGCAAGGCTGTCCAGGATGTGCTATTAGAGGACATGGATGAATGGGACCAGTTCAAGGCCCTTATTAAAGATGCTAAAGATTATCTTAATAAATTGCCTAATGTTGCGGTAGAAGCCATATATTATGAATATTATGGCGGCTCCTGGGTCCCATCATATTGGGACAAAGACTGGTTAAGAGAGGAAGTTGGAGACGCGCATGAGAGAGGTTACATTTCAGAAGGAGAGGATGGGGCTGTAGAGCCGAATACAGATGATCGTCGTATCTCAAAAGCAGTTGAAAAGCTGGATGCGCTTTCAAGCTTTTTAGCTCAAACTTCCACTGATTTTGATGAAGTCTTTGTCGAAAAACATGATTTCGACCCCAGCATGAGACTGCGGGATTTTTGGGAATCATTTCTCGGATTGGTCTCAAATTGA